A single region of the Sorghum bicolor cultivar BTx623 chromosome 9, Sorghum_bicolor_NCBIv3, whole genome shotgun sequence genome encodes:
- the LOC8063563 gene encoding 60S ribosomal protein L35a-1 yields the protein MVKGRQGQRVRTYVRGTILGYKRSKSNQYEHTSLLQIEGVSTKEDVAWYGGKRIAYVYKAKTKSDGTAVRCIWGKVTRPHGNSGVVRAKFRSHLPPSSMGKKVRVFMYPSSV from the exons ATGGTGAAGGGACGGCAGGGCCAGCGAGTCAG GACGTACGTGCGGGGCACGATCCTGGGCTACAAGCGCTCCAAGTCGAACCAGTACGAGCACACGTCGCTGCTGCAGATCGAGGGCGTCAGCACCAAGGAGGACGTGGCGTGGTACGGCGGCAAGCGGATCGCCTACGTGTACAAGGCCAAGACCAAGAGCGACGGCACCGCCGTCCGATGCATCTGGGGCAAGGTCACGCGCCCGCACGGTAACTCCGGCGTCGTCCGCGCCAAGTTCCGGTCCCACCTCCCGCCCAGCTCCATG GGTAAGAAGGTCCGCGTGTTCATGTACCCCAGCAGTGTCTGA